The following are encoded together in the Methylorubrum sp. B1-46 genome:
- a CDS encoding sulfite oxidase-like oxidoreductase, whose translation MATRGFTGRPPAAAIRERLPPGQYLTDDFPVLQLGPTPRVATEGWRFTLRQGSRPLASWSWDEFAQLPRTRWSGDIHCVTKWSKFDTAWEGVSFDDILAAAGLAAPTGFLLAESHDDYTTNVPVADLTGGKAMVATLYDGKPIPPDHGGPARLLVPHLYFWKSAKWVKGLRFTEKDEAGFWELRGYHMYGDPWREQRFSGD comes from the coding sequence ATGGCGACGCGAGGCTTTACCGGGCGGCCCCCTGCCGCGGCGATCCGCGAGCGGCTCCCGCCGGGCCAGTACCTCACCGACGACTTTCCCGTGCTCCAGCTCGGGCCGACGCCGCGTGTTGCGACAGAGGGCTGGCGCTTCACCCTGCGCCAGGGCTCGCGGCCGCTGGCGAGCTGGAGCTGGGACGAGTTCGCGCAACTGCCCCGCACCCGCTGGAGCGGCGACATCCACTGCGTGACCAAGTGGTCCAAGTTCGACACCGCCTGGGAGGGCGTGAGCTTCGACGACATCCTCGCGGCGGCCGGCCTTGCGGCACCGACGGGCTTTCTCCTGGCGGAGAGCCACGACGACTACACGACGAATGTGCCGGTTGCGGATCTCACCGGCGGCAAGGCGATGGTGGCGACGCTCTACGACGGCAAGCCGATTCCGCCCGATCATGGCGGCCCGGCGCGCCTGCTCGTGCCGCATCTCTACTTCTGGAAAAGCGCCAAGTGGGTGAAGGGCTTGCGCTTCACCGAGAAGGACGAGGCCGGATTCTGGGAGCTGCGGGGCTACCACATGTACGGCGATCCCTGGCGTGAGCAGCGTTTCAGCGGCGATTGA
- a CDS encoding TIGR02300 family protein, translating to MARPELGVKRQCMNCGAKFYDLDRDPATCPKCGTIYQVATSRVAPPVASRSTDDDEDEEEKGGPEIVSLDEAEASEDDTDINVDDDEGGDDSSGGADDDTFLEEEDGDDDVSDLIDNDSDGDEEG from the coding sequence GTGGCTAGACCGGAACTCGGCGTCAAACGCCAGTGCATGAATTGCGGTGCCAAGTTCTACGATCTCGACCGTGATCCGGCGACCTGCCCGAAATGCGGAACGATCTACCAAGTCGCGACTTCCCGCGTCGCCCCGCCCGTCGCCAGCCGCTCGACGGATGACGACGAGGACGAGGAGGAGAAGGGCGGCCCGGAGATCGTCTCCCTCGATGAGGCCGAGGCCAGCGAGGACGATACCGATATCAACGTCGACGACGACGAGGGCGGCGACGACTCCAGCGGGGGTGCGGACGACGACACCTTCCTGGAGGAAGAGGACGGCGACGACGACGTCTCCGACCTGATCGACAACGACTCGGACGGCGACGAAGAGGGCTGA
- a CDS encoding DUF3369 domain-containing protein — MRVASKSAKGLHAMNDAPDDDWLELIPDEAAEAPARAGAWTIAVIDDDPAVHEGTRYALAGYSLDGRGLDILSAHSAQEARALLAERRDVAIVLLDVVMETDDAGLRLVDYIRRELREETVRIILRTGQPGQAPERRVIVDYDINDYKAKTELTADKLFTSLTAALRAYQQLRRLDETRRGLEIIIDAAPMLLDHKSMQRLAEGVLTQVASLLNVDCAGILVLREDERDHKREGGFSVLAGSGLYGGYVGRDPGWPLDPGIQPLVEQAFAARRHSFGDGLSTLYVQTASGSEIVALIDTDRPLSDTDRALITLLAGRLSVAFDNVILYERLQRANVTLEQRVVERTAELIRANRRLDMQRSDLRRANSLKTEILGTIAHDLKNPLSVILGRSEMLTDLIGLDPDEPSGLEQARTAMRTQVDHIRTSATRLIDMIDSLMADAMNDALDITLRREPVDLAGLAREVCEANRPLADSKGQSLTLDLAAPLHLCGDAERLREAFDNLVSNAIKYSYPGGAITVSVREEGGDYVCAVADQGPGLSPEDAGRLFGRYQRLSAKPTGGEGSTGLGLSIVKRIAELHGGRAEASSDGPGQGAVFSMRFPKETVGLV; from the coding sequence ATGCGGGTGGCCTCGAAGAGCGCGAAAGGCCTTCACGCGATGAACGACGCACCCGACGACGACTGGCTCGAACTCATTCCCGACGAGGCGGCGGAGGCACCGGCCCGCGCCGGCGCCTGGACGATCGCGGTGATCGACGACGACCCGGCCGTGCACGAGGGCACCCGCTACGCGCTCGCCGGATACAGCCTCGACGGGCGCGGCCTCGACATCCTCTCCGCCCATTCGGCCCAGGAGGCGCGGGCGCTTCTCGCCGAGCGGCGCGACGTCGCCATCGTGCTCCTCGACGTGGTGATGGAGACCGACGATGCCGGCTTGCGGCTCGTCGACTACATCCGCCGTGAATTGCGGGAGGAGACCGTCCGCATCATCCTGCGCACCGGTCAGCCGGGGCAGGCGCCGGAGCGGCGCGTCATCGTCGATTACGACATCAACGACTACAAGGCGAAGACCGAACTCACCGCCGACAAGCTCTTCACCAGCCTCACCGCGGCGCTCCGGGCCTATCAGCAACTCCGGCGGCTCGACGAGACCCGGCGCGGCCTGGAGATCATCATCGACGCCGCGCCGATGCTGCTCGACCACAAGTCGATGCAGCGACTGGCCGAAGGCGTGCTGACCCAGGTTGCATCGCTCCTCAACGTCGATTGCGCCGGCATCCTCGTGCTGCGCGAGGACGAGCGGGACCACAAGCGCGAGGGCGGCTTCAGCGTGCTCGCCGGCTCGGGGCTCTACGGCGGCTATGTCGGCCGCGATCCCGGCTGGCCGCTCGATCCCGGCATCCAGCCCCTGGTCGAGCAGGCCTTCGCCGCACGCCGCCACAGCTTCGGCGACGGCCTCTCCACGCTCTACGTGCAGACCGCGAGCGGCAGCGAGATCGTCGCGCTGATCGACACCGACCGACCGCTCTCCGACACCGACCGGGCGCTGATCACCCTGCTGGCGGGACGCCTCTCGGTCGCCTTTGACAACGTGATTCTCTACGAGCGGCTGCAGCGCGCCAACGTCACCCTGGAACAGCGGGTGGTCGAGCGCACCGCCGAGCTGATCCGCGCCAACCGCCGCCTCGACATGCAGCGCTCGGACCTGCGCCGGGCCAACAGCCTCAAGACCGAGATCCTGGGCACCATCGCCCATGACCTGAAGAATCCGCTCTCGGTGATCCTCGGCCGCTCCGAGATGCTGACCGACCTGATCGGTCTCGACCCGGATGAGCCGTCCGGCTTGGAGCAGGCACGCACCGCGATGCGGACCCAAGTCGATCACATCCGCACCTCGGCCACACGCCTGATCGACATGATCGACAGCCTCATGGCCGACGCCATGAACGACGCCCTCGACATCACCCTGCGACGCGAACCCGTCGATCTGGCCGGTCTCGCCCGCGAGGTCTGCGAGGCCAACCGGCCGCTGGCCGATTCGAAGGGCCAGAGCCTGACCCTGGATCTCGCCGCGCCGCTCCATCTCTGCGGCGACGCCGAGCGGCTGCGCGAGGCGTTCGACAACCTCGTCTCGAACGCGATCAAGTATTCCTATCCCGGCGGCGCGATCACGGTGAGCGTGCGGGAGGAGGGCGGCGACTACGTCTGCGCGGTGGCCGACCAGGGCCCCGGCCTGTCCCCGGAGGATGCCGGCCGCCTGTTCGGCCGCTACCAGCGCCTGTCGGCCAAGCCCACCGGCGGCGAGGGCTCGACCGGGCTCGGCCTTTCCATCGTCAAGCGTATCGCCGAGCTCCACGGCGGCCGCGCCGAGGCGAGCTCCGACGGACCGGGGCAGGGTGCCGTCTTCTCGATGCGGTTCCCGAAGGAAACGGTGGGTTTGGTGTAG
- a CDS encoding PepSY domain-containing protein, which yields MPSAFSPVRTVLFRMHWALGLTAGLVLALVGATGALMSYEEAITALANRDRVQIAAQERAPLAPSVLAARIEAQHPGQRVAALTLSGETGRSTVPSAVARFARARAGGERPPSVYVDPTDGTVLGPVRLEGFFGTVRALHRWLLLPGEGKGWGRTLTGASALALLAFLGSGLYLRWPGRHGWRGWLRPNLARPGRARWWSLHAVAGTWLLPIYAVTALSGLWWSYDGYRAGATWLLTGQAPKERPETRPAGRVSEGRNPDGVPAVDAAWADFAATRTAALATLTLPGPEAAAIRIRWHAPDAILRNEATYDARTGVPLGDQRAADTSFGQRVADNMLEVHRGRFFGAPAALLFCLAALALPGFFATGLTLYALRRRAGRRAPGRAPRPAEASAGG from the coding sequence ATGCCGTCAGCCTTCTCCCCCGTCCGCACCGTTCTGTTTCGCATGCATTGGGCGCTCGGCCTCACCGCCGGGCTCGTGCTCGCGCTGGTCGGAGCCACAGGTGCGCTGATGAGCTACGAGGAGGCGATCACCGCTCTCGCCAACCGCGATCGCGTACAGATCGCGGCACAGGAGCGGGCGCCGCTGGCGCCTTCGGTCCTGGCGGCTCGGATCGAAGCGCAGCATCCGGGGCAGCGGGTCGCCGCGCTGACCCTCTCGGGCGAGACCGGCCGGAGCACCGTTCCCAGCGCCGTGGCGCGCTTTGCCCGCGCACGGGCCGGCGGCGAGCGACCGCCTTCCGTCTACGTTGACCCCACCGACGGGACCGTGCTCGGACCGGTGCGGTTGGAGGGGTTCTTCGGCACGGTGCGGGCGCTGCACCGCTGGCTGCTGCTCCCCGGCGAGGGCAAGGGCTGGGGCCGCACGCTCACCGGCGCCAGCGCCCTCGCGCTGCTCGCCTTCCTCGGTAGCGGGCTGTACCTGCGCTGGCCCGGACGGCACGGCTGGCGGGGCTGGCTCCGGCCGAACCTCGCACGGCCCGGCCGCGCCCGCTGGTGGTCGCTGCACGCGGTGGCCGGGACGTGGCTGCTGCCGATCTACGCGGTGACCGCCCTGTCGGGCCTGTGGTGGTCCTACGATGGGTATCGCGCGGGCGCAACGTGGCTGCTCACGGGACAAGCGCCCAAGGAGCGGCCCGAGACGCGCCCCGCCGGCCGCGTGTCCGAGGGCCGCAACCCCGACGGCGTCCCGGCGGTCGATGCGGCCTGGGCCGACTTCGCGGCGACGCGAACGGCCGCCCTCGCGACCCTTACCCTGCCGGGACCGGAGGCGGCGGCGATCCGCATCCGCTGGCACGCCCCAGATGCGATCCTTCGCAACGAGGCCACCTACGACGCTCGCACCGGCGTCCCGCTCGGCGACCAGCGCGCCGCTGATACGAGCTTCGGCCAGCGCGTCGCCGACAACATGCTCGAAGTCCATCGCGGCCGCTTCTTCGGCGCGCCCGCCGCTCTGCTGTTCTGCCTCGCGGCGCTCGCGCTCCCCGGCTTTTTCGCAACCGGGCTGACGCTCTACGCCCTGCGCCGCCGGGCCGGGCGGCGGGCACCCGGCCGCGCGCCCCGGCCGGCCGAGGCGTCGGCGGGCGGATAA
- a CDS encoding TonB-dependent siderophore receptor — translation MSSVAQGRQHPVTPGSAALIAGSRALLGLALSWPVAVHAQTVPPEGAEAVLSELSVTGSGERAGGPVVGYRATRSATATRTDTALRDTPQSIQVVPREVLVDQQSVRLTDALTNVSNVQPGGTIQGRSDTYILRGFRTQTYAIDGLVLNPANAFQPTQRDLANVERVEVLKGPASVLYGQGDPGGLINIVTRQPTLVPSADLTVQGGSFAFRRVQGSVSGAIPSVEGLAARFSFGTQNEATFRNFGGPENSRHFFAPAFVWTPDPSTRVYLNAEFTRQHSQYDEGLIAFRGRVPLDNVRRFYGEPWSRYYGEANSITLIAEHDVNENLTLRQAVNGQWGAFNLLATRATGVNAAGTTVTRRLTEGDSIYHSIDSRTEAVGRFIDPFGFRHTALAGFEIVDGYRHPYTTQGAATSVSFLNPIRGSVPQVGTLTLQNDLRQKLSLFGAYLQDQIEFFPGLQLVLGVRFDTADQLYYQRTPANPNRPPEQNLTGTSPRVGLVWRPVEPLTLYGSYTTSFVPQTANILNVASPPPETGEQVEVGARFDLIPDQLTVSAAAFRILRANVAASDPVNTGFSIITGEQRAQGFEGDIAGEILPGWKIIGGIGYLDAEVTRDRFIPVGNRLPAAPVFSTSVWSTYQFQGGPLRGFGFGGGLTYVGERFGDITNTYKVGAYARLDATVFYEIDPTWRFAVNGRNLTDRRYIEQPFNQFNNLPGAPLTVLASLAARY, via the coding sequence ATGAGCAGCGTAGCGCAAGGGAGACAGCATCCCGTCACACCGGGATCGGCTGCGCTCATCGCAGGCTCACGTGCCCTGCTTGGCCTTGCTCTATCCTGGCCCGTCGCAGTTCATGCGCAGACCGTCCCCCCGGAGGGTGCCGAGGCCGTGCTGTCCGAACTTTCTGTCACGGGCAGCGGCGAGCGGGCGGGCGGGCCCGTCGTCGGCTATCGCGCCACGCGCTCGGCGACCGCGACGCGCACCGACACGGCGCTTCGCGACACGCCGCAATCGATCCAGGTCGTGCCGCGCGAGGTTCTGGTCGATCAACAGAGCGTCCGCCTCACCGACGCGCTCACCAATGTCAGCAACGTCCAGCCCGGCGGCACCATCCAGGGGCGCTCCGACACCTACATCCTGCGCGGCTTCCGCACCCAGACCTACGCCATCGACGGCCTCGTGCTGAACCCGGCCAACGCCTTCCAGCCGACGCAGCGTGATCTCGCCAACGTCGAGCGGGTGGAGGTGCTGAAAGGTCCGGCCTCCGTGCTCTACGGCCAGGGCGATCCCGGCGGCCTGATCAACATCGTCACGCGCCAGCCGACCCTCGTCCCGTCCGCCGACCTCACCGTCCAGGGCGGCTCCTTCGCCTTCCGGCGGGTCCAAGGGTCGGTCTCGGGCGCGATTCCGAGCGTCGAGGGTCTCGCCGCCCGCTTCAGCTTCGGCACACAGAACGAAGCCACGTTCCGCAATTTCGGCGGTCCGGAAAACTCCCGGCACTTCTTCGCGCCGGCCTTCGTCTGGACCCCCGATCCATCGACCCGCGTCTATCTCAACGCCGAATTCACCCGTCAGCACAGCCAGTACGACGAGGGCCTGATCGCCTTCCGCGGCCGGGTGCCGCTCGACAACGTCCGCCGCTTCTACGGCGAGCCGTGGTCGCGCTATTATGGCGAAGCGAACTCGATCACCTTGATCGCCGAGCACGACGTCAACGAGAACCTGACCCTGCGGCAGGCGGTCAACGGCCAGTGGGGCGCGTTCAATCTCCTCGCGACCCGGGCGACGGGCGTGAACGCCGCCGGCACCACGGTGACGCGGCGCCTCACCGAGGGCGATTCGATCTACCACTCCATCGACAGCCGGACCGAGGCGGTCGGCCGCTTCATCGATCCATTCGGCTTCCGCCACACGGCACTGGCCGGTTTCGAAATCGTCGACGGCTACCGCCACCCCTACACGACGCAAGGAGCCGCGACCTCGGTCTCCTTCCTCAACCCGATCCGGGGCTCGGTGCCGCAGGTCGGTACGCTGACGCTGCAGAACGACCTACGGCAGAAGCTCAGCCTGTTCGGCGCCTACCTGCAGGACCAGATCGAGTTCTTTCCCGGCCTGCAGCTCGTGCTCGGCGTGCGGTTCGACACCGCCGACCAGCTCTACTACCAGCGCACACCGGCCAATCCGAACCGGCCGCCGGAGCAGAACCTCACCGGCACATCACCGCGGGTCGGCCTCGTCTGGCGCCCGGTGGAGCCGCTCACGCTCTACGGGAGCTACACCACCTCCTTCGTGCCGCAGACCGCCAACATCCTCAACGTGGCAAGCCCGCCCCCGGAGACCGGCGAGCAGGTGGAGGTCGGCGCCCGCTTCGACCTGATCCCCGACCAGCTCACGGTGAGTGCGGCCGCCTTCCGCATCCTGCGGGCGAACGTGGCCGCCTCCGATCCGGTCAATACCGGCTTCTCGATCATCACCGGCGAGCAACGCGCGCAGGGGTTCGAGGGCGACATCGCCGGCGAGATCCTGCCGGGCTGGAAGATCATCGGCGGCATCGGCTACCTCGATGCGGAGGTCACCCGCGACCGCTTCATCCCGGTCGGCAACCGCCTGCCCGCGGCGCCGGTCTTCAGCACCAGCGTGTGGTCGACCTACCAGTTCCAGGGCGGTCCCCTGCGAGGCTTCGGCTTCGGCGGCGGGCTCACCTATGTCGGCGAGCGCTTCGGCGACATCACCAACACCTACAAGGTCGGCGCCTATGCCCGCCTCGACGCGACCGTGTTCTACGAGATCGACCCGACCTGGCGCTTCGCCGTGAACGGCCGCAACCTCACCGACCGGCGCTACATCGAGCAGCCCTTCAACCAGTTCAACAACCTGCCCGGCGCGCCCCTCACGGTGCTCGCCAGCCTGGCGGCGCGCTACTAG
- a CDS encoding response regulator, translating into MTPTGPHIAVVDDEADARAMVGEYLRLHGFDVALCEGGRALRAHLQIRTPDLIVLDLNMPEEDGLSIVRDLKARSPIPIIMLTATASPIDRVVGLELGADDYLPKPCELRELVARVRSVLRRAQGTPAAPAPASAPAASPEAPSRTIRFGTKWLELDALRLRDDAGMEQPLTRSEFDLLKAFADHPKRALSRERLLDLADARDPDAFDRAIDVRINRIRKKVEPDPANPRYIRTVRGLGYIFRPEGD; encoded by the coding sequence ATGACGCCGACCGGCCCCCACATCGCCGTCGTCGACGACGAGGCGGATGCCCGCGCCATGGTCGGCGAATACCTGCGCCTGCACGGGTTCGACGTGGCCCTGTGCGAGGGCGGCCGGGCGCTGCGGGCACATCTGCAGATCCGCACGCCGGACCTGATCGTGCTCGACCTCAACATGCCCGAAGAGGACGGCCTCTCCATCGTGCGGGACCTCAAGGCGCGAAGCCCGATCCCGATCATCATGCTGACGGCGACCGCGAGCCCGATCGACCGGGTGGTGGGGCTCGAACTCGGTGCGGACGACTACCTGCCCAAGCCCTGCGAGCTGCGCGAACTCGTTGCCCGCGTGCGCTCGGTGCTGCGGCGGGCGCAGGGCACGCCGGCGGCCCCTGCCCCAGCCTCTGCGCCGGCCGCCTCACCGGAAGCCCCATCGCGGACGATTCGGTTCGGAACGAAGTGGCTCGAACTCGACGCCCTGCGCCTGCGCGACGATGCCGGCATGGAGCAGCCGCTGACCCGCTCGGAATTCGATCTGCTCAAGGCCTTCGCCGACCATCCGAAGCGGGCGCTGTCCCGCGAGCGGCTGCTCGACCTGGCCGATGCCCGCGATCCGGACGCGTTCGACCGGGCGATCGACGTGCGAATCAACCGCATCCGCAAGAAGGTGGAGCCGGACCCGGCCAATCCGCGCTACATCCGCACCGTGCGCGGCCTGGGCTACATCTTCCGGCCCGAAGGCGACTGA
- a CDS encoding Crp/Fnr family transcriptional regulator has protein sequence MGVSSTGNRLLRALPPEELALLLPQFERVQVQKGDILWSVGHPLDFVYFPEAGLSSNVAVMSEGRRIEVGCFGQEGMVSTASVLNADRAPHELMVQVGGPWLRIGVGAFREALRRSPALHDLLLRYTHTVMMTVSQTAMSNGAYTVEERLARWILMAHDRLEGDELSLTHDFLSIMLATQRSTVTLAIQALEGYGAIQARRALIVVRDRGMLCDLAGNSYGPAEAAYERLIGPFRKTAAASLD, from the coding sequence ATGGGTGTGTCATCAACGGGAAACCGCCTGCTCCGGGCGCTGCCGCCGGAAGAGCTGGCGTTGCTCCTGCCGCAGTTCGAGCGCGTTCAGGTCCAGAAGGGCGACATCCTCTGGTCCGTCGGACATCCGCTGGATTTCGTCTATTTCCCGGAAGCCGGGCTGTCCTCGAACGTCGCCGTCATGAGCGAAGGGCGGCGCATCGAGGTCGGCTGCTTCGGCCAGGAGGGCATGGTCAGCACCGCCAGCGTGCTGAACGCCGACCGCGCCCCGCACGAGCTTATGGTCCAGGTCGGCGGCCCCTGGCTGCGGATCGGGGTCGGCGCATTCCGCGAGGCGCTGCGGAGAAGCCCGGCCCTGCACGACCTGCTGCTGCGCTACACCCACACGGTGATGATGACTGTGAGCCAGACGGCGATGTCGAACGGCGCCTACACCGTCGAGGAGCGTCTGGCCCGCTGGATCCTCATGGCACATGACCGGCTGGAGGGCGACGAACTCTCGCTGACCCACGATTTCCTGTCGATCATGCTGGCGACCCAGCGTTCCACCGTGACGCTGGCGATCCAGGCGCTCGAAGGCTACGGCGCGATCCAGGCCCGGCGCGCCCTGATTGTCGTGCGCGACCGCGGAATGCTCTGCGATCTCGCGGGAAACAGCTACGGTCCGGCGGAGGCCGCGTACGAGCGCCTGATCGGCCCCTTCCGGAAGACGGCCGCCGCATCCCTCGACTGA
- a CDS encoding ferredoxin reductase — MANVNGVASPPSPAPSSWRAATIRAITPVTPRVKSFRFDPLDRPHRAGQHVDVRLTAPDGYQAQRSYSIASAPGDPAGLELMIEGLEAGEVSGFFDAVAEVGDAIELRGPLGAFTWGAEDGGPVLLIGGGSGVVPLLAMVRERALRAPDVPMLLIYSARKAAEAIARVELAARSRDETGFDLTLLLTREGATAGRRVDRVMIGTAIECLGMPRHAFVCGGNGFVGTVADLLVEAGVKPGVVRTERFGG, encoded by the coding sequence ATGGCCAACGTGAACGGCGTTGCGTCCCCACCTTCGCCCGCACCGTCATCCTGGCGGGCCGCGACGATCCGGGCGATCACGCCCGTGACGCCGCGGGTGAAGAGCTTCCGCTTCGATCCCCTCGACCGGCCGCACCGGGCCGGTCAGCATGTCGATGTGCGCCTCACCGCACCCGACGGCTACCAAGCGCAGCGCAGCTACTCCATCGCCTCGGCACCGGGCGATCCCGCCGGCCTCGAACTGATGATCGAGGGGCTGGAGGCGGGCGAGGTCTCGGGCTTCTTCGACGCGGTGGCCGAGGTCGGCGACGCGATCGAGCTGCGCGGGCCGCTCGGCGCCTTCACCTGGGGGGCGGAGGATGGCGGCCCGGTTCTGCTGATCGGCGGCGGCTCCGGCGTCGTGCCGTTGCTGGCCATGGTGCGCGAGCGGGCTCTGCGCGCCCCCGACGTGCCGATGCTGCTGATCTACTCGGCCCGCAAGGCCGCCGAAGCCATTGCGCGGGTGGAGCTCGCCGCCCGCTCCCGCGACGAGACCGGCTTCGATCTGACTCTGCTTCTCACCCGCGAGGGGGCGACCGCGGGGCGGCGCGTCGACCGCGTCATGATCGGTACGGCGATCGAGTGCCTCGGCATGCCGCGCCACGCCTTCGTCTGCGGCGGCAACGGCTTCGTCGGCACCGTGGCCGACCTGCTGGTGGAGGCCGGGGTGAAGCCGGGCGTGGTCCGCACCGAGCGCTTCGGCGGCTGA
- a CDS encoding DUF2336 domain-containing protein gives MSSLADLVDTIDQILETADTSHHQRMLLGVTELLVGMSSVLSNTHLETFDEVFGRLIGGAGPEARQAVAEHVGALTEAPPGLVRQLAADQAGPVAGPILRSRIAIPDAALLHLAQSRGQEHLAAIAGRAQLSASVCDAVAARGDETVLGLLLANTGAQLSDRTLLLLATRIEVEEVLAEGLERRTDLDPRRRAAVLRERRYEQARSRMNKGQQQVRNYARAEAAVALRIKIGLDESDIQHWLSNGRIPEALLALAHLAGLPAAHVIAAHESADLRRMTLFVRCAGLGTAALARFLCTVEGHQASGGLGRFFLAFRAMSVEQARAALAQSGSPAFITET, from the coding sequence TTGAGCAGCCTTGCCGACCTCGTCGATACGATCGACCAAATCCTGGAGACGGCCGACACATCCCACCATCAGCGGATGCTCTTGGGGGTGACCGAGCTGCTCGTCGGCATGTCCTCGGTGCTCTCGAACACCCATCTCGAAACCTTCGATGAGGTGTTCGGACGCCTCATCGGCGGTGCGGGACCCGAGGCGCGGCAGGCGGTGGCGGAACATGTCGGCGCCCTGACAGAAGCGCCGCCCGGCCTCGTGCGGCAGCTCGCGGCCGATCAGGCCGGTCCGGTCGCCGGACCGATCTTGCGCAGTCGAATCGCAATTCCCGATGCGGCCCTGCTTCATCTTGCGCAAAGCCGCGGCCAGGAACATCTGGCCGCCATCGCGGGACGGGCACAGCTGAGCGCGTCGGTCTGCGACGCCGTCGCGGCCCGAGGGGACGAGACCGTTCTCGGCCTGCTGCTTGCCAATACGGGGGCGCAGCTTTCGGACAGGACCCTGCTGCTGCTGGCCACGCGCATCGAGGTTGAAGAGGTTTTGGCAGAGGGATTGGAGCGCCGTACGGATCTCGATCCGCGGCGCCGGGCGGCGGTACTGCGCGAGCGACGTTACGAACAGGCGCGGTCGCGCATGAACAAAGGTCAGCAACAGGTTCGGAACTACGCGAGGGCCGAAGCGGCCGTTGCCCTGCGCATCAAAATCGGCCTCGACGAGAGCGACATTCAGCACTGGTTGAGCAACGGCCGCATCCCGGAAGCCCTCCTCGCCCTCGCCCATTTGGCCGGTCTGCCCGCCGCTCATGTCATCGCGGCCCACGAGTCCGCCGATCTCCGGCGCATGACATTGTTCGTCCGCTGTGCCGGTCTCGGAACCGCGGCGCTGGCTCGCTTCCTCTGTACCGTCGAGGGGCACCAAGCGAGTGGCGGACTGGGCCGATTTTTTCTCGCGTTCAGAGCGATGTCGGTTGAGCAGGCTCGCGCAGCGCTCGCTCAGAGCGGCTCTCCAGCCTTCATCACCGAAACATGA